A region of Peromyscus eremicus chromosome 17, PerEre_H2_v1, whole genome shotgun sequence DNA encodes the following proteins:
- the LOC131894217 gene encoding putative elongin-A3 member C, translating into MPSEDARVTGILATRRLAKGHLGSRAKGLSFPGSFSPPLAPSQLQLQSRGRRRAQQLTGCKRRGKSIRKAEEALSPGAKVPLGKAPSCQDPNDTGVLAGHPLAQEASSLQDGFPLGGPEHSSLHTDQDLVLAWVRRTHFKTPVYSGRAPARLLQNSQRGRLAEPLDCPWKTGCQDTAEESEPWQQGEESRHQTQTHRGKAMHTKTASATILQLQESPELRLQALRARLQGAQAKKPGGRQTKMIAFQAQGSRLCPGQQAESAARGAASSEMSSRQEASAQRPPRRAPCNKSQPKKRPAPLMAKVLRDYKKKLSRR; encoded by the exons ATGCCCAGCGAGGACGCCAGGGTCACTGGGATCTTGGCAACTCGGAGACTTGCCaaggggcaccttggctccaggGCTAAGGGCCTCAGCTTTCCGGGttctttttcccctcctcttgCACCCAgtcagctgcagctgcagagcagaggaaggaggagagct CAGCAGCTGACTGGGTGCAAGAGGAGGGGAAAAAGCATCCGGAAAGCTGAGGAGGCCCTTAGCcctggagccaaggtgccccttGGCAAGGCTCCAAGTTGCCAAGATCCCAACGACACTGGCGTCCTCGCTGGGCATCCCCTTGcacaagaggcttccagtctccaAGATGGCTTCCCGCTGGGTGGCCCGGAGCACTCTTCCTTGCACACTGACCAAGACTTGGTCTTGGCTTGGGTGCGCAGGACCCACTTCAAGACGCCAGTCTATTCGGGTCGTGCACCTGCCAGGCTCCTGCAGAACTCGCAGCGAGGGCGCCTTGCTGAACCCCTTGACTGCCCCTGGAAAACTGGCTGCCAAGACACAGCGGAAGAAAGTGAGCCCTGGCAGCAAGGGGAGGAGTCCCgtcaccagacacagacacacaggggcaAGGCAATGCACACCAAGACTGCCAGCGCCACAATCCTGCAGCTGCAGGAGTCTCCTGAGCTGAGGCTGCAAGCTCTGAGAGCCCGCCTCCAAGGCGCGCAAGCCAAGAAGCCCGGAGGCCGCCAAACCAAGATGATAGCCTTCCAGGCTCAAGGTTCAAGACTCtgcccaggccagcaggcagagtcTGCAGCCCGAGGGGCCGCCTCCTCCGAAATGAGCAGCCGCCAGGAGGCCTCTGCCCAGCGCCCGCCACGGAGGGCTCCCTGCAACAAGAGCCAGCCTAAGAAGAGACCTGCCCCGCTCATGGCCAAGGTCCTCAGGGATTACAAGAAGAAGCTCTCTCGGAGGTGA
- the LOC131894218 gene encoding elongin-A3 member D-like, with protein MEAASSSAEALLELQRHLCTETEPSKLYQTLQKLSSLPKLRDTLAQMNFEQTMELLRKEQLLVPFAKDLAAIWSERSQLEPHPEPDRGDFAFALSLMTLRPRNCPEDKPREPQLAAQKRVPVAKPRGSREEPWRFQVAKAISSESGAGGKTPGHWMEEGAPADPLEACLNSHSSPPSSALQLQLTGCKGRGKSTLKAEEALSPGAKVPLGKSPSCQDPNDTGVLAGHPLAQEASSLQDGFPLGGPEHSSLHTDQDLVLAWVRRTHFKTPVYSGRAPARLLQNSQRGRLAEPLDCPWKTGCQDAAEESEPWQQGEESRHQTQTHRGKAMHTKTASATVLQLQESPELRLQALRARLQGAQAKKPGGRQTKMIAFQAQGSRLCPGQQAESAARGAASSEMSSRQEASAQRPPRRAPCNKSQPKKRPAPLMAKVLRDYKKKLSRR; from the exons ATGGAGGCCGCCTCCTCCAGCGCAGAAGCCCTGCTGGAGCTGCAGCGGCACCTGTGCACggagacagagccaagcaagCTCTACCAAACCCTCCAGAAACTCTCTTCCCTGCCCAAGCTCCGTGACACCCTGGCACAGATGAACTTCGAGCAGACCATGgagctcttgaggaaagagcagctcCTGGTCCCCTTCGCCAAGGACTTAGCGGCCATTTGGTCAGAGAGGTCCCAGTTGGAGCCCCATCCTGAGCCGGACCGGGGGGACTTTGCCTTCGCCTTGAGCCTGATGACGTTGCGGCCCAGAAACTGTCCAGAAGACAAGCCCC GGGAGCCACAGCTAGCTGCACAGAAGCGGGTGCCTGTGGCAAAGCCCCGAGGAAGTAGAGAGGAGCCCTGGCGCTTCCAAGTGGCCAAGGCCATCTCCAGCGAGTCAGGTGCTGGGGGAAAGACTCCAGGCCACTGGATGGAGGAAGGGGCCCCAGCTGATCCTTTGGAGGCCTGCCTCAACTctcacagctctcctccttcctctgctctgcagctgcagctgacTGGGTGCAAGGGGAGGGGAAAAAGCACCCTGAAAGCTGAGGAGGCCCTTAGCcctggagccaaggtgccccttGGCAAGTCTCCGAGTTGCCAAGATCCCAACGACACTGGCGTCCTCGCTGGGCATCCCCTTGcacaagaggcttccagtctccaAGATGGCTTCCCGCTGGGTGGCCCGGAGCACTCTTCCTTGCACACTGACCAAGACTTGGTCTTGGCTTGGGTGCGCAGGACCCACTTCAAGACGCCAGTCTATTCGGGTCGTGCACCTGCCAGGCTCCTGCAGAACTCGCAGCGAGGGCGCCTTGCTGAACCCCTTGACTGCCCCTGGAAAACTGGCTGCCAAGACGCAGCGGAAGAAAGTGAGCCCTGGCAGCAAGGGGAGGAGTCCCgtcaccagacacagacacacaggggcaAGGCAATGCACACCAAGACTGCCAGCGCCACAGTCCTCCAGCTGCAGGAGTCTCCTGAGCTGAGGCTGCAAGCTCTGAGAGCCCGCCTCCAAGGCGCGCAAGCCAAGAAGCCCGGAGGCCGCCAAACCAAGATGATAGCCTTCCAGGCTCAAGGTTCAAGACTCtgcccaggccagcaggcagagtcTGCAGCCCGAGGGGCCGCCTCCTCCGAAATGAGCAGCCGCCAGGAGGCCTCTGCCCAGCGCCCGCCACGGAGGGCTCCCTGCAACAAGAGCCAGCCTAAGAAGAGACCTGCCCCGCTCATGGCCAAGGTCCTCAGGGATTACAAGAAGAAGCTCTCTCGGAGGTGA
- the LOC131894219 gene encoding elongin-A2-like produces the protein MEAASSSAEALLELQRHLCTETEPSKLYQTLQKLSSLPKLRDTLAQMNFEQTMELLRKEQLLVPFAKDLAAIWSERSQLEPHPEPDRGDFAFALSLMTLRPRNCPEDKPREPQLAAQKRVPVAKPRGSREEPWRFQVAKAISSESGAGGKTPGHWMEEGAPADPLEACLNSHSSPPSSALQLQLTGCKGRGKSTLKAEEALSPGAKVPLGKSPSCQDPNDTGVLAGHPLAQEASSLQDGFPLGGPEHSSLHTDQDLVLAWVRRTHFKTPVYSGRAPARLLQNSQRGRLAEPLDCPWKTGCQDAAEESEPWQPGEESRHQTQTHRGKAMHTKTASATILQLQESPELRLQALRARLQGAQAKKPGGRQTKMIAFQAQGSRLCPGQQAESAARGAASSEMSSRQEASAQRPPRRAPCNKSQPKKRPAPLMAKVLRDYKKKLSRR, from the exons ATGGAGGCCGCCTCCTCCAGCGCAGAAGCCCTGCTGGAGCTGCAGCGGCACCTGTGCACggagacagagccaagcaagCTCTACCAAACCCTCCAGAAACTCTCTTCCCTGCCCAAGCTCCGTGACACCCTGGCACAGATGAACTTCGAGCAGACCATGgagctcttgaggaaagagcagctcCTGGTCCCCTTCGCCAAGGACTTAGCGGCCATTTGGTCAGAGAGGTCCCAGTTGGAGCCCCATCCTGAGCCGGACCGGGGGGACTTTGCCTTCGCCTTGAGCCTGATGACGTTGCGGCCCAGAAACTGTCCAGAAGACAAGCCCC GGGAGCCACAGCTAGCTGCACAGAAGCGGGTGCCTGTGGCAAAGCCCCGAGGAAGTAGAGAGGAGCCCTGGCGCTTCCAAGTGGCCAAGGCCATCTCCAGCGAGTCAGGTGCTGGGGGAAAGACTCCAGGCCACTGGATGGAGGAAGGGGCCCCAGCTGATCCTTTGGAGGCCTGCCTCAACTctcacagctctcctccttcctctgctctgcagctgcagctgacTGGGTGCAAGGGGAGGGGAAAAAGCACCCTGAAAGCTGAGGAGGCCCTCAGCcctggagccaaggtgccccttGGCAAGTCTCCGAGTTGCCAAGATCCCAACGACACTGGCGTCCTCGCTGGGCATCCCCTTGcacaagaggcttccagtctccaAGATGGCTTCCCGCTGGGTGGCCCGGAGCACTCTTCCTTGCACACTGACCAAGACTTGGTCTTGGCTTGGGTGCGCAGGACCCACTTCAAGACGCCAGTCTATTCGGGTCGTGCACCTGCCAGGCTCCTGCAGAACTCGCAGCGAGGGCGCCTTGCTGAACCCCTTGACTGCCCCTGGAAAACTGGCTGCCAAGACGCAGCGGAAGAAAGTGAGCCCTGGCAGCCAGGGGAGGAGTCCCgtcaccagacacagacacacaggggcaAGGCAATGCACACCAAGACTGCCAGCGCCACAATCCTCCAGCTGCAGGAGTCTCCTGAGCTGAGGCTGCAAGCTCTGAGAGCCCGCCTCCAAGGCGCGCAAGCCAAGAAGCCCGGAGGCCGCCAAACCAAGATGATAGCCTTCCAGGCTCAAGGTTCAAGACTCtgcccaggccagcaggcagagtcTGCAGCCCGAGGGGCCGCCTCCTCCGAAATGAGCAGCCGCCAGGAGGCCTCTGCCCAGCGCCCGCCACGGAGGGCTCCCTGCAACAAGAGCCAGCCTAAGAAGAGACCTGCCCCGCTCATGGCCAAGGTCCTCAGGGATTACAAGAAGAAGCTCTCTCGGAGGTGA
- the LOC131894220 gene encoding elongin-A2-like produces MEAASSSAEALLELQRHLCTETEPSKLYQTLQKLSSLPKLRDTLAQMNFEQTMELLRKEQLLVPFAKDLAAIWSERSQLEPHPEPDRGDFAFALSLMTLRPRNCPEDKPREPQLAAQKRVPVAKPRGSREEPWRFQVAKAISSESGAGGKTPGHWMEEGAPADPLEACLNSHSSPPSSALQLQLTGCKGRGKSTLKAEEALSPGAKVPLGKSPSCQDPNDTGVLAGHPLAQEASSLQDGFPLGGPEHSSLHTDQDLVLAWVRRTHFKTPVYSGRAPARLLQNSQRGRLAEPLDCPWKTGCQDAAEESEPWQPGEESRHQTQTHRGKAMHTKTASATILQLQESPELRLQALRARLQGAQAKKPGGRQTKMIAFQAQGSRLCPGQQAESAARGAASSEMSSRQEASAQRPPRRAPCNKSQPKKRPAPLMAKVLRDYKKKLSRR; encoded by the exons ATGGAGGCCGCCTCCTCCAGCGCAGAAGCCCTGCTGGAGCTGCAGCGGCACCTGTGCACggagacagagccaagcaagCTCTACCAAACCCTCCAGAAACTCTCTTCCCTGCCCAAGCTCCGTGACACCCTGGCACAGATGAACTTCGAGCAGACCATGgagctcttgaggaaagagcagctcCTGGTCCCCTTCGCCAAGGACTTAGCGGCCATTTGGTCAGAGAGGTCCCAGTTGGAGCCCCATCCTGAGCCGGACCGGGGGGACTTTGCCTTCGCCTTGAGCCTGATGACGTTGCGGCCCAGAAACTGTCCAGAAGACAAGCCCC GGGAGCCACAGCTAGCTGCACAGAAGCGGGTGCCTGTGGCAAAGCCCCGAGGAAGTAGAGAGGAGCCCTGGCGCTTCCAAGTGGCCAAGGCCATCTCCAGCGAGTCAGGTGCTGGGGGAAAGACTCCAGGCCACTGGATGGAGGAAGGGGCCCCAGCTGATCCTTTGGAGGCCTGCCTCAACTctcacagctctcctccttcctctgctctgcagctgcagctgacTGGGTGCAAGGGGAGGGGAAAAAGCACCCTGAAAGCTGAGGAGGCCCTCAGCcctggagccaaggtgccccttGGCAAGTCTCCGAGTTGCCAAGATCCCAACGACACTGGCGTCCTCGCTGGGCATCCCCTTGcacaagaggcttccagtctccaAGATGGCTTCCCGCTGGGTGGCCCGGAGCACTCTTCCTTGCACACTGACCAAGACTTGGTCTTGGCTTGGGTGCGCAGGACCCACTTCAAGACGCCAGTCTATTCGGGTCGTGCACCTGCCAGGCTCCTGCAGAACTCGCAGCGAGGGCGCCTTGCTGAACCCCTTGACTGCCCCTGGAAAACTGGCTGCCAAGACGCAGCGGAAGAAAGTGAGCCCTGGCAGCCAGGGGAGGAGTCCCgtcaccagacacagacacacaggggcaAGGCAATGCACACCAAGACTGCCAGCGCCACAATCCTCCAGCTGCAGGAGTCTCCTGAGCTGAGGCTGCAAGCTCTGAGAGCCCGCCTCCAAGGCGCGCAAGCCAAGAAGCCCGGAGGCCGCCAAACCAAGATGATAGCCTTCCAGGCTCAAGGTTCAAGACTCtgcccaggccagcaggcagagtcTGCAGCCCGAGGGGCCGCCTCCTCCGAAATGAGCAGCCGCCAGGAGGCCTCTGCCCAGCGCCCGCCACGGAGGGCTCCCTGCAACAAGAGCCAGCCTAAGAAGAGACCTG